A stretch of Bacteroidales bacterium DNA encodes these proteins:
- the meaB gene encoding methylmalonyl Co-A mutase-associated GTPase MeaB, producing the protein MKGTTYKSALIVNDGVSQPPDINEESIRRHKQKRRKLPGVQEFIDGIRSGNRIMLSQAITLTESSLPSHSELAQQIIEKCLPMSGHSIRVGITGVPGVGKSTFIESLGMKLISENRRLAVLAIDPSSERSKGSIMGDKTRMEQLSAEPHAFIRPSPSAGSLGGVARKTRETIILCEAAGFDTIFIETVGVGQSETAVHSMVDFFLLLMLAGAGDELQGIKRGIMEMADAIAITKSDGENMEKADRARSEYANALHLFPPSPSGWIPKVMTCSSRTGKGIPEVWDTVLEYMATVKHNGYFERKRLEQSRYWMYETINQNLKDSFYFDARIQKMLLRYEQKVLAGQTTPFTPARDLLEKYFRRKWIKMNKGRL; encoded by the coding sequence ATGAAAGGAACCACCTATAAAAGTGCACTGATTGTGAATGATGGCGTTTCGCAGCCTCCCGACATCAATGAAGAGTCGATCAGGCGGCATAAGCAGAAGCGCCGCAAACTCCCGGGCGTTCAGGAGTTCATTGACGGTATACGTTCGGGTAACCGGATCATGCTTAGCCAGGCCATCACCTTAACAGAGAGTTCTCTTCCGTCACACAGCGAACTGGCCCAACAGATCATCGAAAAATGCCTGCCCATGTCGGGACATTCAATACGTGTAGGTATTACCGGGGTTCCCGGAGTAGGCAAAAGTACGTTCATTGAATCGCTTGGGATGAAACTTATCAGTGAGAACCGCCGGCTGGCCGTTCTGGCGATTGACCCGAGCAGTGAGCGTTCAAAAGGCAGTATAATGGGTGATAAAACAAGGATGGAACAGCTTTCAGCCGAACCTCATGCATTTATCAGGCCATCGCCTTCCGCCGGATCCCTTGGAGGAGTTGCCCGTAAAACCCGTGAAACCATCATTCTTTGCGAAGCAGCAGGATTTGATACGATATTTATTGAAACGGTGGGTGTAGGTCAGAGTGAGACTGCCGTACATTCAATGGTTGATTTTTTTCTTTTGCTTATGCTGGCCGGTGCCGGCGATGAACTGCAGGGAATAAAAAGAGGAATCATGGAAATGGCCGATGCGATAGCCATTACGAAATCCGACGGTGAGAATATGGAAAAAGCTGACAGGGCGCGGTCTGAATACGCCAATGCACTTCACTTATTTCCTCCTTCACCTTCAGGGTGGATACCAAAAGTTATGACCTGTTCTTCCAGGACCGGTAAAGGAATTCCCGAGGTCTGGGATACGGTTCTTGAATATATGGCAACCGTAAAACACAATGGCTATTTTGAAAGAAAACGCCTTGAACAGTCGCGTTACTGGATGTATGAAACCATAAACCAGAATCTGAAAGATTCTTTTTATTTCGATGCCCGGATTCAGAAAATGCTTCTCAGGTATGAACAGAAAGTGCTGGCGGGACAGACAACTCCTTTTACACCGGCCCGTGATCTGCTTGAGAAGTATTTCAGAAGAAAATGGATCAAAATGAACAAAGGAAGGTTGTAG